The window GCGCTGTCCAATCACTACGCCACAAGCGCGCATCGGAACGGTTTTCTCTACGGATTCCACGGCCGCCAGGAATCGGGTCCAAGCCTCCGCTGCGTCGAGTTGCAAACCGGCACGGTCAAATGGAGTGAAGATCGGTTTCCCGCAGGGACGGTGACACTGGCGGGCGACTCCCTGCTTGTCATGCTGGAGGACGGACGCTTGCTGCTCGCGCCGGCGACGCCGGAACGCTTTAAGCCGTCCGCTCAGGCGCAAGTGCTGCCGTTCGGCGTGCGCGCGCATCCGGCATTGGCCAATGGCTATTTTTACACGAGAAGCAAGGACAAGCTTGTTTGCGTGAATCTTGTGGCAACCCCTCAGTGAAAGACGGTGGAGCGAGGACTCCCGTCGAGCTGTTCTTGGATGGCGTTGGCTCGGCAGGAGCCTCGCCCCACCGTCACCGAGGGAGTACGGAGCGGTAATTGACCTTGAGATCAGCGTGGCTCTGGCGTCTTGGCATGGAGGTACACGAAGTTCTTCACGCCGGCCGCTTTTGCTGCGTCCACGACGTTAAGCCATTTCCCAATCGTGGCATCGGTGTCTGGCCGTATGGAGACCGTTACCTGAGGATTCTTCTTCACCTCGGCAGCCAACTCTTGCACCAGCCTTTCGAAGGTTACGGGCCGTGTGCCGATGAAAAGAAATGGAGCAACCTTATTGATGGTTATCACGATGTTCCCTTCCGTGGCGCCTTCCTTCGCCTGCTTCGTCTCGGGAAGCATGATTTTCAGCGCCGGATGCTGTTTGAAGGTCGTCGTCACCATGAGGAAGATCAACATGATGATCAACACATCGATCAGGGAGATGATGATGACCGCGGGCGGCTGGCGGCGCTTGGGATTGGTGAAGCGCATTTCTAGATTCGCTGCTTCCGGTCGCGATACTGGCGGCGCAGAAACTTGTCGCACAGCGTTTCCATCTCGACCGCGAGAGTCTCGATCTTCTTGTTGTAGTAACTCCAGGCGATGAGCGAGGGAATGGCAATCAGCAGCCCGGCCAGCGTGGTGTTCAGAACTTCAGCAATGCCCTTGGCGATGCGCGCGTTGTCAATGATCGCTGTTTCGCCGAGGCCGCTAAACAGCGTGATCAATCCGCTGATCGCCCCCACCAGACCGAGCAATGGCGCGATGCCAACGATGATCTCCAGCACGACCAGTCCGCGTTCGAGTTGGAGGATTTCGTGGCGGGCGTGCGTCTGGATCGCGTCCACGTTTTCGTCGCGCGGGCGCGGGAGATGATCGGCGGCGACCAGCAGGAGGCGGCTGAACGTTGACGGGCGGTCCACGCACAATTGCCGCAACTCGCCGAGGCCATCCGGCGCGCAATTCTCGGCCGCGTCCCCTATTTCGGGAGGAATCACTTTGTCCCAGCGCAAAGCCAGGCCCCGTTCAATGATGAAGGCCAGGCCAACGATCGAAGTCAGAACCAGCGGGATCATGAAGACTCCGCCGGATTTCAAGAAATGCCACATATGCAACGACTCAATGCATGACGGAGTTCACCGTCGTCTTATTTAAAGTTCTGAAATTCCGTCCCGGACAACTTGCCGCGACGGGGCCAAACCTTACCCGACCGTTTCGCGTGACGCAACGATTGGACCTTCCCGTGGACCTGACGATAGGGCGAGCCTGTCCTCAGCGAGCCGAGTCGGACGTGTTCCACGCACGTCGAGCGGCTCGCCGGGACGGGCTCGCCCTACCGGGTTCATGGGCCAAGTGCAGGTCCGAAAGGAACAGGAAACTTCCCATGGTCCAAGGTTCGATGTTCGACGTTGGACGGACTCCCCTCCTGGGACGGGAAGGGGTGGGTTCATGGGACGTGTGCGTGGCGCCCTCGCCATTGCAGCTTCCCATGAACCTGATGGTAGGGCTGCGTTGCCGCGCAGCAGGTCTTCGGTCAACGCGGCGGAGCAGCAGCTCTGCCCTACCATCGACGGGTTTCATCGGGCGAGAGCGCCAAGTTGGGCTAATGCGTGGACACCAAACGACAGTGCGTTCCTTTGAGAATGCCTCCGAGGCCCTGGCGGCTTTCCACGGTGAGTCCAACCAGACAAAAAAAGCGGCTCCGTGAGGAGCCGCTAGCGCATTGGGATGAGAATCCCTTT of the Verrucomicrobiota bacterium genome contains:
- a CDS encoding biopolymer transporter ExbD, translated to MRFTNPKRRQPPAVIIISLIDVLIIMLIFLMVTTTFKQHPALKIMLPETKQAKEGATEGNIVITINKVAPFLFIGTRPVTFERLVQELAAEVKKNPQVTVSIRPDTDATIGKWLNVVDAAKAAGVKNFVYLHAKTPEPR
- a CDS encoding MotA/TolQ/ExbB proton channel family protein, with the protein product MWHFLKSGGVFMIPLVLTSIVGLAFIIERGLALRWDKVIPPEIGDAAENCAPDGLGELRQLCVDRPSTFSRLLLVAADHLPRPRDENVDAIQTHARHEILQLERGLVVLEIIVGIAPLLGLVGAISGLITLFSGLGETAIIDNARIAKGIAEVLNTTLAGLLIAIPSLIAWSYYNKKIETLAVEMETLCDKFLRRQYRDRKQRI